One part of the Vitis riparia cultivar Riparia Gloire de Montpellier isolate 1030 chromosome 6, EGFV_Vit.rip_1.0, whole genome shotgun sequence genome encodes these proteins:
- the LOC117916882 gene encoding cysteine proteinase inhibitor A — translation MKIKASVLVLVLYCVCIANSVIEMATVGGIHDSDGSQNALEIENLARFAVDEHNKKQNTLLEFNGVVKVRQQVVAGTIYYITLDATDGGKKNKYEAKIWVKPWLNFKELQEFKPIGDEPATASA, via the exons ATGAAGATAAAAGCCTCGGTTTTGGTGCTGGTTCTGTATTGTGTTTGCATTGCAAATTCTGTAATTGAAATGGCTACCGTAGGAGGAATTCATGATTCTGATGGATCTCAGAACGCTCTTGAGATCGAAAACCTTGCCCGATTCGCCGTTGACGAGCACAACAAGAAAcag AATACCCTTTTGGAGTTTAATGGAGTGGTGAAAGTTAGACAGCAGGTGGTTGCTGGTACGATATACTATATTACTCTGGATGCAACTGATGGTGGCAAGAAGAACAAGTATGAAGCCAAAATCTGGGTGAAACCATGGCTGAACTTCAAGGAACTGCAAGAATTCAAGCCTATTGGTGATGAGCCTGCAACTGCTAGCGCTTAG